The region ttgtttttgaattttttttgtaattccaaaactattctttaagtaaataaaaaataaactttcTTTTGCTGTTTTGCACatcctttaaataaaaaaattaaaactactaTTTACACACCTTATGCATTAATTCTTATTGAATTTTtaatccattttttttttattcttttcagtAATTTTTAGTGATCTCTACACCATAGCTCGGGTTTTGTTGTTCACAACCTTACACTTTTAAGTCATTGTTTACTACAAAAAAAACGTTGTTTTCTCTTAGCGCAACTCGCAAGTTATTGTCGAAAACAAATGCGGCAAATTGTTTTCTCTAAGTGAAACTTAACTTTCGGAAAATTGCTTCTATAGCAAAACTTAACTTCTGAGAGCACAAAAATTCTATAAAACTTAAATCCCTTGGACTTGATCTTCTCTGACCCTGCTGGTTTCttaatttccttcttcttccttcctctcccccccctttttttttcctttcagaACAGGTTCATCAAAATCCACCTCAAAATCCATTTCCTCACCTTTGTCTCCCTCAAAACCCGACGCAACCACATCAATTTCAGGTGATTCCATAAAACTTGGAAGTGTGGTGCAGCTCAATCAACACTAATGTAGGGTTGATTTAGTCGGTGCTAAATACATGGTGTTTTTATACATGAATTACTTTTCTTAACGTGTATTTCTTCTCTTTCCGGACGATTAAACTTAGGACCTACTATCACTACATCTTTTGTATAGTAAGGCTACTTTGGCCGAATGTAATTAGAAAACCATTTACAAGCATTTATGAAGCTTGTCTAGTCAAAATACACCAGCTATGAAACAGTTCATGTTTGAATGATTTGCAATGGTGACTGCACCTTCCTCCACTAGTTTTGTGCACCAACAAATATGGCCATTTAACTTTACATATAGAACTTATAGTATCAATCAAAAGGCCTGACCTTTAGAAAGATATGTTTTGTTTTTGCCCTGCTATATGGATGGTGGATGTTGACAGAGGAAGAGGAGCTCAAGGTTTCTTATAGTCCTGTGGAGCGGTTGGCATATTCTTGAACTAATGCCCCAAAGAGTGATtgcctctggagcaagttgGAGGGTTTGTTGAATTCTTTTGTCCGTCCTATGAATGGAAAAAAGAGCAGaacttagtgcatgtttgaaaatcattCTACAACTGATTTTaaagttaaaatcaattatgggaatAAGCTTCTACGAGTAGCTTCTGTATGCCAGAATAGATACTAAGAAGAAAGAAACTGATCCGAAGATAGTAAATAATACCATTGTAATCCTTCATAGAGCATGCATGAGAGAATATAAAGTTAAAAGTGAAATATACTATCATAGTCAAGCATTATAACTTGACCCAAACATCAAATATCCCATCGTAGATGGActaatgttattttttatttatcagCAAATGTAATAGACTAATGTAATTGAGGGAAGCATATCTATCGAAATAAAACATAAATCCACTTAAAATGGGGTTGTTTAACCCCTCAGAGTAAGTTAGAAAACCTCATTATGATTATAGTTAAAATAGTATGATATACTATGATTATAGTCCAAGTGAGAACATGCAAGAACTATCATACCTGCATCTACAACAAGAACTCTATCACAGTCCATGACTGTTGGTATCCTATGAGCAATGCTGATGATGGTACGGGCTGCAAAGTCTTCTCGTATGATCCTCTGGATCACAGCATCGGTTTGAGAATCAACAGAAGCTGTTGCCTCATCCATAAACAACAATAGCCTGCTTTGCTTAAGCATGACCCTCCCTAAACAAAGTAGCTGCCTCTGCCCCACACTCCAGTTATCGCCATTATCAACAGCTATGAAGTTCAAATAACATTGTCATTAGTAAGAAAGGAAAAGGGGACGGAAGTGAATAAATTCAAGCAGCTCATAGGAAAATAGTAAGAATCTTTAGTACCTAAAGAATGAAGTTTCCCAGGCTTAGAAGCCACTGCATCTTTAAGTTGACAACGTTCTAAACTCTGCAGCAATAAAAAGCTATTAGACAAGGTCAGTGATAGCAAAAACTCCATCCATTAAATATCAATGAAGTCTAGCATACAAGTGCACGAGTTTGAGGTTTCAACGGATTAAGGTACCCTCATGTCACATGACTATGTCAAGTGAAACATTGTATCTATCTCTTCTTCATAAATATTCACAAGATACTATCTAATTAATACTTAAAAAGAGAGATAATACAATTTCATCATGACAATGTTATGTGAAATTTCCACATGAGATGATCGTGATCTAGGTTCTAGCAGAGCTAAGAAGAAAGCATAAGAGTGAATTTGGTGTGGCATGAGTTTTAGGCCTTGGACTGGGCGGGGAATCCATGACCGCCTAGTACACTAGTATGGTAGGGCGAGGAAGCAGTCAGGAAGATATGAGTAACGATAAGCGgcatgaaggtccatcaccaaTATAGGTGGCCCCACTCGCTAGCTGGAAGATTCTGTTGGATTTATCTTATTTGCATAGGAATTTGGACCTTGGTTGTAAGCTCCAAATGTAGGAATGATCTAGATAAGGACCACACCCCCTATAAAAGGGAGGTCCTTGCTTTGTATCTCACAACTTTACtatcattaatgagaatattccatTTTTATTACATCATTTCCATAtttgtgctctgctagggtttatcatTGTACCTTTGATACTTAGATTGACTCTAGTACGGAACATGCCTCAATGAAACAGTATTGAATATTTATGTAAGAccctgaaataaataactagattatttatttactttcgtcatattaattaattaagtatttatattcaattatttttatgttattttcctgACTCGAACCCTTTGTGAGTCATGCAAATTATTTATATGGTAATTAAATTCAGAATATGTTTGATTATGGCAAATGTTCCATTACAGAACTATCGACCGTAAGATCGATAGGTTTCGCTTTCCAGAAATTCGATAAAGTTAGACTTTACCACCGCAGGGACTTAAGCAAGACCCTGAACCAAAGGGGTTTGTGTTCGGAGCTCTTTCTGTAGTTTGCGTCTGCGTTGCTTTAATCCTTTCGTCTCTATAAATCTTTTCCGTGAATGAAGTTTTCTCATCTGGAGAATATTTCCCTAATCAGTTTTGCGTCAGATTTTGGAGCAGGTCGTTTCTAAAATATTTTCTCCTCAAATGATAATAATCACTATTGTCATTTTTTCTATAAATTCATACTTAGCTTAGACGCATAATATGacgacgtcatatttgttctaattgtctcaaaattattttttagtcCAATTTTTACTCATTTCCTTGTTCGTGGATCATTTTaacttgctcaaagtgatcttaGATTATATTAGAGTCCCTAATAATTATTAGGATAATGATTCATCTTCCTTATATTTTTTCtataactctatgagttaaatcctacactacctAAATAAACTTGTACCCATTGTGAATACTTAATTTTGCATTCTATCATACCTTTGTACTAGTATTCGTATTCTCTAAGAAGGAGAAAAATTTTGCAACGGGATCCGGGCATTAAGAATAAAAGAAAGAAGATAAGAGGATAAGCTTCATCCACCTCATGCTTGGTTGCATATGCTGAATTATTTTCTTCAAGCCTCCACCACGTTATACTGTTGCATGCTTCACAGCTCATACTTGTTTTGCATGCCTTACACCTCCTCCTTGTTGCCATTGATTTATCATCAACTTGATAAGCATGGAAAGGATTTCTTTTCTTCTAAGCCTTCCACGTCCTGCTGATTGCATGCAACAAATGTCCTTCTATTGTTTATTTCCTTCACTCATAAGCAATGAATCAACCCCTATATATAGTGCTGCAACACAAGCTTCAGAAACATTGAATGGAATAGAGATAGAAATGTGAGAAGATTACACACGAGAGGAAGAGAAAATTTGCTCACAGATAAATCAAATATAGCATTTTGAGTAAAAATTCTTGAGTGTTTGGTCTTGAGTGTGAGGAGATTTTTAAGTCTTGGGGAGCGGAAGTTAGGAACTTGAAGCTAATtagtatttttgaaaataaaatgattaaTTTTCTAAGGATACGAAGTACGATAATGCGTTCGTGTCGGAGCTAAAGAATGGAAGGAAAGCTAGCCGGTACGAGGAGCGATGACGTGATTGGATCGAAGTCACAACTTAGGAAAGAAagtggctaaggtaagggtaactcagtgtagagtgtctttgagtcttgcatgcttttatcgcactgcatgcgtttgagatgaagatgtttaatttgattggcaatTAATTGAAATATTGGTATGCTTGATATGTTGTATACTTGCTTATTTGGAATGCTTTCTGAgacttgtgccaaatgttttctgaggctaagGCCGTTGTTAAACAATAGAGGCATGCGTCACCGTTTTCTGTGGCTTCGGCCATTGGTTATTattgaaattatgaataacatgtggttattcTGAGTTGATTATTGGTTTGGAAATTGgcgttgactgacttggcatataaggAAAGTGgtaatgaggtgggtgtggtcccacgtgattgttccgtctttcgaggcgttataaagtgacaatgaggtgggtgtggtcccacgagattgtcccatctttcgagatgttctaaagtgacgatgaggtgggtgtggtcccacgcgattgtcccgtccatagtggcgctaagtggcaatgaggtgggtgtggtcccgcgtgattgtcccgtctttcgaggcgttataaagtggcaatcaggtgggtgtggtcccacgggattgtcccatctttcgagatgttctaaagtggcgatgaggtgggtgtggtcccacgcgattgtcccgtccatagTGACGCTAAGTGGCAATggggtgggtgtggtcccgcgtgattgtcccgtcttgtgagacgttattgatcgatccatcttggtagcagcatatagtctCATTATAGGGCACTAACATTTGATtatgtttatatctgatttaattTCATGTTGTTGGACATACgttgtcatctatcttgaattaagttgctatcTCATATGCCATGTTATGCACTAcaatttgaataacatgcttttctctttttatgTGAAGtatttgcatggagttaaccctttctgtttgctacttgttgtttgagcgcttaacgctattaggcgatggaggcCCTTCCGCCGAAATTTAGCTATGTTCGAGTTGGAGACAAGGATTGTAGGCGTTAGAGTAGCGATGGGAGAAGCAGTCTAAATTTCTTTTTGTAGACTATGTATAAGTCTTCTTCGCCATCTGAAAACTCGGTTATTAAAACCTTGTTTTCACCACTGTCTAAATATGCGCACTTATTTTGAACCCTTCTTATGATGTTGTAAATAACTATTACTATATGTCAGGAACGGGTTATTTAATTAAGGTTATGTTATGTTTCCAAACCTATGGTTGAAGTGTTTTATCAAACAAGTGGTAGGTGTATTCGCTTTAGCGATGTTGTGTTTAGTTctttccaaaaataaaatttttactCTTGTATTTTAGGATTGCAAATcagtccttagactttgataGGTTTCCagtgtgactcctcagttgagaaattggggcgttatatttgtggtatcagagctttggttgagaaaaccagagcttttgggtagacttgttttcttaagatgtttgaactctgagaccgattgatgagGTGTCAATCAGAGGAAGGGTGAGCTTGATTGCTCTAatattgattgtgtttgaaggttgttcgtgagtgaataaccttatgttAGTTAGTATTGGTTATATAGTTTATGTATGTATAAAGGTATATATAGGTAGCTTCTGGGTTTTTTTATCCCTCAGGCGGGAATGCAATTGCACCGGGATCTCTATCAACGAATTTGGATAATGTGACTTGCTACAAGTGCAACAAAAGGGGGCATTTTGCTAATCGTTGTTCTGAGAATCCTAGGACATGTTGAAACTGCAACAAACCAGGTCACACTGCTGTCGAGTGCAGGGTTCCTAAGGTTGAGATGGATGCGAATGTTGCTGGGGCAAGGAGGCCTACTGCTAGTGGAAGGGTCTACTCgatcagtggaactgaagctgaTAAAGACGATGGTTTgatccgcagtacctgcgagattTCGGATAATTCTTTTATCGTGTTATTTGATTATGGTGCTACACATTCTTTTATAGACTTAACTTGTGCGAAGAGGTTAAAGATAGATGTGTCAAATTATCGTTTGACCTGATAGAACCTACGTTGCTGGAAAAGCACAAGGTTTCTCGCCTCCCAAATCCCATAATCCAGCGTTTGAACCATGGCAATCATAAGCCAATGAACTTAGGTCCAATAATGTTGCCTGAACCGACATTTTTTCACTACCTTATAATATGATCTGAAtcttaagaatttttttaaaaaaacaaaaggtGAACTGTATTGATAACTAAATTTGGGAACAAGACCCTCACAAATGAGCCACATCCATATAACCTTCACACCCACATACAAAAACCCCACTACCCATCTCAAACCCCAAACCACATGGAAATTGAACCAGAATTTTCACACGAGCCACTTATCCTTCCATCCAAATACAAATAATCCAGTATTCAAAAATGTGGCCCGCCAATCTGTATTAAACCAGCAAATACCAGCCCTCCAATGCCAAAACGTAATAACTAGCAATATGTAACAACTAGTAAGTAGCCCGTGCaagtaattttaaaactatttttaatagttttatttttaatacttttttaagtaattgtaaaaaaattttaaatatttgaaaTATGCCATAATATTTAGGCGAGTGTTATAGTGATATATcaaagtaaataaaaataatcaaatgtaaaattaaaattgatcatAGGACTAAAATTGTTTATCTGAGTTTACTTGATACCAAACCAAACAATGTAATTAAGTTTTTATAACAACATAAATAGCTATACATGCAACATATGCTAAAGTCTCAATGTAATCAAGATCTTATTTCACGTCTCTATCTTAACATGTTTCAACTCCTTAGTTGAGAAGCTTGTGCTGTAGAATTTTGCGCTATGTCGGAACAACCAAGATTTCAATGTGATATTCTTTTCATTTGAGTAACGTCCTGCTGAAATAATAATTGAAGTTCATTTTCACTTGTAATAGAAATACCACAGGAAAGTACAAATCATATACTGtcaagagattttttttttcttatcatcATTATATTGAGATATACAAATCATATAATGTGATAGTATTTTGCACTTAACAGAAAAACAAGTATCAATCTTTTGAATCATCAAGAATAAACAAATGATAATGCCAAAACATTTTCAAGATTTCAAATCTGCAGCATTCTGCTTTAGTCTTGCATTCATGAAATAATAAAATCTAAGCAGGCCATCAAGAAATTCAACGGAAACATGGACTAAGAAAGTTTTAAAAGTGGCATTAGAACAACAAAGAAGCATAGTTTCTATGTATTCTGATAACAAAACTCTCACTTCACTATACCatggattgttttttttttttaaagccaaATTGAATAAAAGAATGGTGGCACTTAAGGGGTGCCACAACCCACATTACAAAGAAGCATAGcataacaaagaagaaaagaaaaagaactaaaAACCGCAGCAAAGAGGAAACATTGCAGCAGCAATTATACCCAAAGACCATCTCAGCAAGTGGGCTCAATGCTAATTTCAATTTCGCAGGGAGCTACCACATGGCACAACAACAATAAGGAATGGAGTATTAAGGTAAATGGAGAAACACCAGTGAGCTTCACATGGATTGTCAGGGAATTACTTTCAGATCCACCTTTGCACATTATCTTAACTGGGAACAACAACAGCAAAGCACTGACAGAAAAACCTGAGCTCAACAGCCTTCCACACATTACCAAAGAAGATCAACATCATGGTCAGCAATCAGCCAAACACTGTGATCAAACATCACCCACTCCCAGACAAATGTGAGGATTTGAGGACCAGTCCCAAGAAGAATAAATGAAATTCTTATTCTTACATTTCAGCCATTTCCAAGACCTGAATTTAATTAAGTCCATTACCCTCTCTACATTAACAGCTTTGATGACCAGTACCATGGATCGTGATTTTCCCAACCAAGAAtcacagactaacttacacagACATAAtcacagagagaaaaagttcaGGGAAAGAACCTCAGAAACATGACTTGACCCAGGAATTCAAAATTCgaaattgaaaaattgaaaaatttcaAATCTAACGGAAGAACCAAGAAAAGAGAAGGGGTGAAATGTATTTGGACCGAGATGTGCTTCTGAACCTCATGAGTCCTTCTCTGCGATATCTGGAATCTCATATTGCATAATTAAAATCCATTGTTGAGAGAATTGATTTCTGAAATTGGCACTGTAAAAGGTTTCGAATGGTGTAGAGTGAGGGAACTGAAAAAGATTTGGGGCTGATTGATGGAATCGCTATTAGAGGGATTTGAAATTGAAGAAAGTAGGGATAAGGATTTGAATTAAGAAGAGATGAGTAAAATTAGGGATTTCAGATTTGGAGATTTGGAAGAGTGAAAGAGATGAGGTTGGTTGAGAAGCATGAAACAGAGTACTGAACAAAGGAAAGCTAGATGCAAGTTATGCGCGTGATAGACACGTCCCACGAGAATATGAGAGAGAATGAGTAAATTCTATTAAAAGGATGACGTGGCATTTTCTGATGGAGTGTGTGTGTTTTGAGTGCCTCACTCTCCAGAATGAGGTCTCAAAATTATAGATAACAGAGTGGATATCAGGCCCTGTTAATAAACACACCAGGACCAGATCTTTGTGTATCCAGAAAACACAAAGCCACAATCCTCACTAGTGAACATCTCATCTACCAGAACAACAGACCTCAGACAACCACATTACTCATCATAAAAGTAACCCGACCACAACTTCCAGAGAAGCAAATATAATTCCTTCCCACCCACAGACCAGAACCATCGCTGGCACCACAACACAATGCATATTTAAGCCCTTTGCCCAACTCTCAATTACTTTCTCCCTTGTCAATTCCAACTTTGTTTCCATGTGTCTCCCTCAAAACCCGACCCAGCCACATCAATTTCAGGTGATTtcgccttttttttttgttataggcaaatgttagttgttaataatggtagtaaattagtcctcctcaggattcgaaccctggagtCCTAGACCCTTCACCATTCATCCCACTCAACCCTTATGTcactagctcttaccacttgaaatGTGGTACGACTCAATCAACGCAAGGTCTATAGCCTAATGTAGCGTTGATTTAGCCGGTACTAAATACATGGTGTTTTTAtacattaattacatttttattATGTGCGTTTCTTCTCTTTCCGAACGATTATTTTAAAATAGGTTGAATATAAGACAAGCCCAAATGCAAATGAAACCGTGATGTTAAAAGCGCATGTTCTATTACTAATGTTTCATAATCTCGAAGTATAATGCAAAGGCAATGGTGCCGCTTATTGTCATTACACTTTGTGTTGTAGAATTAAAATTAGGACCTACTATCACTACATCTTTTGTAGAGTAAGGCTACTTTAGCCGAATGTAAATAGAAAACCATTTACAAGCATTTATGATGCTTGTCTAGTCAAAATACACCAGGTATGAAACAGTTCATGTTTGAATGATTTGCATTGGTGACTGCACCTTCCTCCACTAGTTTTATGCACCAACAAAAATGGCCATATAACTTTACATATAGAACTTATAGTATCAATCAAAAGGCCTGGCCTTTAGGAAGATATGTTTTGTTTTTGCCCTGCTATATGGATGGTGGAGGTTGACAGAGAAAGAGGAGCTCAAGGTATCTTATAGTCCTGTGGAGCGGTTGGCATATTCTTGAACTAATGCCCCAAAGAGTGATtgcctctggagcaagttgGAGGGTCTGTCGAATTCTTTCGCCCGTCCTATGAATGGAAAAAAGAGCAGaacttagtgcatgtttgaaaaatcATTCTACAGCTGATTCTaaagttaaaatcaattatgggaatAAGCTTCTACGAGTAGCTTTTGTATGCCAGAATAGATACTAAGAAGAAAGAAACTGATCCGAACATAGTAAATAATACCATTGTAATCCTTCATAGAGCATGCATGagagaataaatttaaaattgaaatataCTGTCATATTCAAGCATTATAACTTGACCCAAACATCAAATATCCCATCGTAGATGGActaatgttattttttatttatcagCAAATGTAATGGACTAATGTAATTGAGGCAAGCATatctatagaaaaaaaaaacattagtcCACTTAAAATGGGGTTGTTTAACCCCTCAGACTAAGTTAGAAAACCTCATTATGATTATAGTTAAAATAGTATGATATACTATGATTATAGTCCAAGTGAGAACATGCAAGAACTATCATACCTGCATCTACAACAAGAACTCTATCACAGTCCATGACTGTTGGTATCCTATGAGCAATGCTGATGATGGTACGGGCTGCAAAGTCTTCTCGTATGATCCTCTGGATCACAGCATCGGTTTGAGAATCAACAGAAGCTGTTGCCTCATCCATAAACAGTAGCCTGCTTTGCTTAAGCATGACCCTCCCTAAACAAAGCAACTGCCTCTGCCCCACACTCCAGTTATCGCCATTATCAACCACTATGAAGTTCAAATAACATTGCCATTAGTAAGAAAGGAAAAAGGGGACGGAAGTGAATAAACTCAAGCAGCTCATAGAAAAATAGTAAGAATCTTTAGTACCTAATGAATCGAGTTTCCCAGGCTTAGAAACCACTGCATCTTTAAGTTGACAACGTTCTAAACTCTGCAGCAATAAAAAGCTATTAGACAAAGTCAATGATAGCAAGAACTCCATCCATTAAATATCAATGAAGTCTAGCATACAAGTGAACGAGTTTgaggtttcaactttcaacggATTAGGGTACCCTCATGTCACATGACAATGTCAAGTGAAACATTGTATCTATCTCTTCTTCATAAAATTCACAAGATACTATCTAATTAATACTTAAAAAGAGAGATAATACAATTTCATCATGACAATGTTATGTGAAATTTCCACATGAGATGATACTGATCTAGGTTCTAGCAGAGCTAAGAAGAAAGCATAAGAGTGAATTTGGTGTGGCATGAGTTTTAGGCCTCAATGAAACAGTAATGAATATTTACCTTCCATATGTCATCATCTGTATATTGTGCAGTTGGATCAATGTTACTTCTAACAGTTCCTTCAAAAAGAACAGGCTCCTGAGGGATGATACCAAACCGAGATCTAAGATCATGAAGTCCTAAGGCAGAAATATCAATGCCATCAATGATTATTTTCCCTCCTGTAGGTTCCACCAGCCTAAAGAAAACTTGAATTAGAGTTGATTTTCCGCTCCCTGTTCGACCAACAACACCAACCTTTTCTCCTCCACTAATGCTTAGAGTAATGCCCTTAAGAACCAAAGGAGTGTTTGGACGATATCGGACCTGATTGACAAACGTTGACGCTATTAGCATAAGGAAATTCTTTTGCTGATTGATAATGAAAAATACATCACTGGGACCTTTGTCAAGTATAGTTGCATAGAGAACATTCCAATAACTTGCTTTGTAAATATCTATTTGGATATTAGAAGACATATAAAGAAATGGAAGACTTAAAGATTTCAACTAGAAT is a window of Lotus japonicus ecotype B-129 chromosome 5, LjGifu_v1.2 DNA encoding:
- the LOC130720171 gene encoding ABC transporter C family member 4-like; this translates as MLKQSRLLLFMDEATASVDSQTDAVIQRIIREDFAARTIISIAHRIPTVMDCDRVLVVDAGRTKEFNKPSNLLQRQSLFGALVQEYANRSTGL